A genomic segment from Saimiri boliviensis isolate mSaiBol1 chromosome 14, mSaiBol1.pri, whole genome shotgun sequence encodes:
- the ZBTB45 gene encoding zinc finger and BTB domain-containing protein 45 isoform X1, which translates to MMAAAEAVHHIHLQNFSRSLLETLNGQRLGGHFCDVTVRIREASLRAHRCVLAAGSPFFQDKLLLGHSEIRVPPVVPAQTVRQLVEFLYSGSLVVAQGEALQVLTAASVLRIQTVIDECTQIIARARAPGTSAPAPLPTPVPPPLAPAQLRHRLRHLLAARPPGHPGAAHSRKQRQPARLQLPAPPTPAKAEGPDADTSLSAAPDDRGDDDDEETDDETDGEDGEGGGPGECQAPPSFPDCAASFLTAAADSACEEPPAPTGLADYSGAGRDFLRGAGAAEDVFPDSYVSTWHEEDGAVPEGCPTETPVQPDCILAGPRPPGVKTPGPPVALFPFHLGAPGPPAPPPSAPSGPAPAPPPTFYSTLQPEAAPSTQLGEAPAPSAAPITAPSGTPVRTPGAEPPAYECSHCRKTFSSRKNYTKHMFIHSGEKPHQCAVCWRSFSLRDYLLKHMVTHTGVRAFQCAVCAKRFTQKSSLNVHMRTHRPERAPCPACGKVFSHRALLERHLAAHPAP; encoded by the exons ATG ATGGCGGCTGCAGAGGCTGTGCACCACATACACCTGCAGAACTTCTCACGCTCTCTGCTTGAGACCCTCAATGGGCAGAGGCTGGGTGGGCACTTCTGCGATGTGACTGTGCGCATTCGTGAAGCTTCACTGCGTGCCCACCGCTGCGTGCTGGCAGCGGGATCGCCCTTCTTCCAAGACAAGCTGCTGCTGGGCCACTCAGAGATCCGTGTGCCTCCGGTGGTGCCGGCGCAGACGGTGCGACAGCTAGTCGAGTTCTTGTACAGCGGTTCGCTTGTTGTGGCACAGGGCGAAGCCCTGCAGGTGCTCACGGCTGCGTCGGTGCTTCGCATACAGACAGTGATCGACGAATGCACGCAAATTATCGCACGCGCTCGAGCCCCGGGCACCTCTGCACCCGCGCCCCTGCCCACCCCTGTGCCCCCGCCACTCGCACCTGCGCAGCTTCGTCACCGCCTGCGCCACCTGCTGGCCGCGCGCCCCCCAGGGCATCCCGGTGCCGCGCACAGCCGTAAGCAGCGCCAGCCGGCGCGTTTGCAGCTGCCTGCTCCCCCGACACCTGCCAAGGCCGAAGGGCCTGATGCCGACACCTCACTGTCCGCGGCCCCTGACGACCGAGGTGATGACGATGACGAGGAAACTGACGATGAGACCGATGGCGAGGACGGCGAAGGTGGCGGCCCGGGTGAGTGCCAGGcacctccttccttcccagaCTGTGCTGCCAGCTTCCTCACTGCTGCTGCTGACAGCGCGTGTGAGGAGCCCCCTGCACCCACTGGCCTCGCTGACTACAGTGGTGCGGGGAGGGATTTTCTCCGGGGAGCTGGGGCAGCTGAAGATGTATTTCCAGACAGCTATGTATCCACTTGGCATGAAGAGGATGGTGCTGTCCCTGAAGGCTGTCCAACCGAGACCCCTGTCCAGCCCGACTGCATACTGGCTGGACCCCGCCCACCTGGCGTGAAGACCCCAGGGCCACCCGTCGCACTCTTTCCCTTTCACTTGGGTGCTCCTGGGCCACCGGCACCACCCCCTTCAGCGCCATCGGGGCCAGCCCCTGCGCCCCCACCCACCTTCTACTCCACGCTCCAGCCGGAGGCAGCACCCAGCACTCAGCTGGGGGAGGCCCCAGCTCCCTCTGCTGCTCCCATCACGGCCCCCTCAGGCACCCCTGTTCGCACCCCAGGTGCCGAGCCACCTGCCTATGAGTGCAGCCACTGTCGAAAGACGTTCAGCTCCCGGAAAAACTACACCAAGCACATGTTCATCCACTCGG GGGAGAAGCCGCACCAGTGCGCCGTGTGCTGGCGATCGTTCTCGCTGCGGGATTACCTGCTCAAGCACATGGTCACGCACACCGGCGTGCGCGCCTTCCAGTGCGCCGTCTGCGCCAAACGCTTCACGCAGAAGAGCTCGCTCAACGTGCACATGCGCACTCACCGGCCGGAGCGCGCACCCTGCCCCGCCTGCGGCAAGGTCTTCTCGCACCGCGCGCTGCTGGAGCGCCACCTGGCCGCACACCCTGCGCCTTGA
- the ZBTB45 gene encoding zinc finger and BTB domain-containing protein 45 isoform X3, whose translation MMAAAEAVHHIHLQNFSRSLLETLNGQRLGGHFCDVTVRIREASLRAHRCVLAAGSPFFQDKLLLGHSEIRVPPVVPAQTVRQLVEFLYSGSLVVAQGEALQVLTAASVLRIQTVIDECTQIIARARAPGTSAPAPLPTPVPPPLAPAQLRHRLRHLLAARPPGHPGAAHSRKQRQPARLQLPAPPTPAKAEGPDADTSLSAAPDDRGDDDDEETDDETDGEDGEGGGPDSYVSTWHEEDGAVPEGCPTETPVQPDCILAGPRPPGVKTPGPPVALFPFHLGAPGPPAPPPSAPSGPAPAPPPTFYSTLQPEAAPSTQLGEAPAPSAAPITAPSGTPVRTPGAEPPAYECSHCRKTFSSRKNYTKHMFIHSGEKPHQCAVCWRSFSLRDYLLKHMVTHTGVRAFQCAVCAKRFTQKSSLNVHMRTHRPERAPCPACGKVFSHRALLERHLAAHPAP comes from the exons ATG ATGGCGGCTGCAGAGGCTGTGCACCACATACACCTGCAGAACTTCTCACGCTCTCTGCTTGAGACCCTCAATGGGCAGAGGCTGGGTGGGCACTTCTGCGATGTGACTGTGCGCATTCGTGAAGCTTCACTGCGTGCCCACCGCTGCGTGCTGGCAGCGGGATCGCCCTTCTTCCAAGACAAGCTGCTGCTGGGCCACTCAGAGATCCGTGTGCCTCCGGTGGTGCCGGCGCAGACGGTGCGACAGCTAGTCGAGTTCTTGTACAGCGGTTCGCTTGTTGTGGCACAGGGCGAAGCCCTGCAGGTGCTCACGGCTGCGTCGGTGCTTCGCATACAGACAGTGATCGACGAATGCACGCAAATTATCGCACGCGCTCGAGCCCCGGGCACCTCTGCACCCGCGCCCCTGCCCACCCCTGTGCCCCCGCCACTCGCACCTGCGCAGCTTCGTCACCGCCTGCGCCACCTGCTGGCCGCGCGCCCCCCAGGGCATCCCGGTGCCGCGCACAGCCGTAAGCAGCGCCAGCCGGCGCGTTTGCAGCTGCCTGCTCCCCCGACACCTGCCAAGGCCGAAGGGCCTGATGCCGACACCTCACTGTCCGCGGCCCCTGACGACCGAGGTGATGACGATGACGAGGAAACTGACGATGAGACCGATGGCGAGGACGGCGAAGGTGGCGGCCCGG ACAGCTATGTATCCACTTGGCATGAAGAGGATGGTGCTGTCCCTGAAGGCTGTCCAACCGAGACCCCTGTCCAGCCCGACTGCATACTGGCTGGACCCCGCCCACCTGGCGTGAAGACCCCAGGGCCACCCGTCGCACTCTTTCCCTTTCACTTGGGTGCTCCTGGGCCACCGGCACCACCCCCTTCAGCGCCATCGGGGCCAGCCCCTGCGCCCCCACCCACCTTCTACTCCACGCTCCAGCCGGAGGCAGCACCCAGCACTCAGCTGGGGGAGGCCCCAGCTCCCTCTGCTGCTCCCATCACGGCCCCCTCAGGCACCCCTGTTCGCACCCCAGGTGCCGAGCCACCTGCCTATGAGTGCAGCCACTGTCGAAAGACGTTCAGCTCCCGGAAAAACTACACCAAGCACATGTTCATCCACTCGG GGGAGAAGCCGCACCAGTGCGCCGTGTGCTGGCGATCGTTCTCGCTGCGGGATTACCTGCTCAAGCACATGGTCACGCACACCGGCGTGCGCGCCTTCCAGTGCGCCGTCTGCGCCAAACGCTTCACGCAGAAGAGCTCGCTCAACGTGCACATGCGCACTCACCGGCCGGAGCGCGCACCCTGCCCCGCCTGCGGCAAGGTCTTCTCGCACCGCGCGCTGCTGGAGCGCCACCTGGCCGCACACCCTGCGCCTTGA
- the ZBTB45 gene encoding zinc finger and BTB domain-containing protein 45 isoform X2, translating into MAAAEAVHHIHLQNFSRSLLETLNGQRLGGHFCDVTVRIREASLRAHRCVLAAGSPFFQDKLLLGHSEIRVPPVVPAQTVRQLVEFLYSGSLVVAQGEALQVLTAASVLRIQTVIDECTQIIARARAPGTSAPAPLPTPVPPPLAPAQLRHRLRHLLAARPPGHPGAAHSRKQRQPARLQLPAPPTPAKAEGPDADTSLSAAPDDRGDDDDEETDDETDGEDGEGGGPGECQAPPSFPDCAASFLTAAADSACEEPPAPTGLADYSGAGRDFLRGAGAAEDVFPDSYVSTWHEEDGAVPEGCPTETPVQPDCILAGPRPPGVKTPGPPVALFPFHLGAPGPPAPPPSAPSGPAPAPPPTFYSTLQPEAAPSTQLGEAPAPSAAPITAPSGTPVRTPGAEPPAYECSHCRKTFSSRKNYTKHMFIHSGEKPHQCAVCWRSFSLRDYLLKHMVTHTGVRAFQCAVCAKRFTQKSSLNVHMRTHRPERAPCPACGKVFSHRALLERHLAAHPAP; encoded by the exons ATGGCGGCTGCAGAGGCTGTGCACCACATACACCTGCAGAACTTCTCACGCTCTCTGCTTGAGACCCTCAATGGGCAGAGGCTGGGTGGGCACTTCTGCGATGTGACTGTGCGCATTCGTGAAGCTTCACTGCGTGCCCACCGCTGCGTGCTGGCAGCGGGATCGCCCTTCTTCCAAGACAAGCTGCTGCTGGGCCACTCAGAGATCCGTGTGCCTCCGGTGGTGCCGGCGCAGACGGTGCGACAGCTAGTCGAGTTCTTGTACAGCGGTTCGCTTGTTGTGGCACAGGGCGAAGCCCTGCAGGTGCTCACGGCTGCGTCGGTGCTTCGCATACAGACAGTGATCGACGAATGCACGCAAATTATCGCACGCGCTCGAGCCCCGGGCACCTCTGCACCCGCGCCCCTGCCCACCCCTGTGCCCCCGCCACTCGCACCTGCGCAGCTTCGTCACCGCCTGCGCCACCTGCTGGCCGCGCGCCCCCCAGGGCATCCCGGTGCCGCGCACAGCCGTAAGCAGCGCCAGCCGGCGCGTTTGCAGCTGCCTGCTCCCCCGACACCTGCCAAGGCCGAAGGGCCTGATGCCGACACCTCACTGTCCGCGGCCCCTGACGACCGAGGTGATGACGATGACGAGGAAACTGACGATGAGACCGATGGCGAGGACGGCGAAGGTGGCGGCCCGGGTGAGTGCCAGGcacctccttccttcccagaCTGTGCTGCCAGCTTCCTCACTGCTGCTGCTGACAGCGCGTGTGAGGAGCCCCCTGCACCCACTGGCCTCGCTGACTACAGTGGTGCGGGGAGGGATTTTCTCCGGGGAGCTGGGGCAGCTGAAGATGTATTTCCAGACAGCTATGTATCCACTTGGCATGAAGAGGATGGTGCTGTCCCTGAAGGCTGTCCAACCGAGACCCCTGTCCAGCCCGACTGCATACTGGCTGGACCCCGCCCACCTGGCGTGAAGACCCCAGGGCCACCCGTCGCACTCTTTCCCTTTCACTTGGGTGCTCCTGGGCCACCGGCACCACCCCCTTCAGCGCCATCGGGGCCAGCCCCTGCGCCCCCACCCACCTTCTACTCCACGCTCCAGCCGGAGGCAGCACCCAGCACTCAGCTGGGGGAGGCCCCAGCTCCCTCTGCTGCTCCCATCACGGCCCCCTCAGGCACCCCTGTTCGCACCCCAGGTGCCGAGCCACCTGCCTATGAGTGCAGCCACTGTCGAAAGACGTTCAGCTCCCGGAAAAACTACACCAAGCACATGTTCATCCACTCGG GGGAGAAGCCGCACCAGTGCGCCGTGTGCTGGCGATCGTTCTCGCTGCGGGATTACCTGCTCAAGCACATGGTCACGCACACCGGCGTGCGCGCCTTCCAGTGCGCCGTCTGCGCCAAACGCTTCACGCAGAAGAGCTCGCTCAACGTGCACATGCGCACTCACCGGCCGGAGCGCGCACCCTGCCCCGCCTGCGGCAAGGTCTTCTCGCACCGCGCGCTGCTGGAGCGCCACCTGGCCGCACACCCTGCGCCTTGA